A window from Culex pipiens pallens isolate TS chromosome 3, TS_CPP_V2, whole genome shotgun sequence encodes these proteins:
- the LOC120427473 gene encoding 60S ribosomal protein L6-like, which produces MALKSGLLLVTGPFALNNCLVRCVSQNYVIATKTRVEAHQRRPLPSGMQKKTSHIEKDIFKRYVPSEQCKADQKNVDEEVLKAIKVHPEARGIRRYLRRCFPCHRHVQHQSENFAGQRRLSITNNPNASLSKYIPYCKNHQIRFNFHYKN; this is translated from the exons ATGGCCCTGAAGTCGGGTCTGCTGCTGGTGACCGGTCCTTTTGCCCTGAACAACTGTCTGGTTCGTTGTGTCTCGCAGAACTATGTCATTGCGACCAAGACCCGCGTCGAAGCACATCAACGACGGCCACTTCCGTCGGGCATGCAAAAGAAAACCAGCCACATCGAGAAGGACATCTTCAAAAGGTACGTGCCGTCGGAGCAGTGCAAGGCCGACCAGAAGAACGTCGACGAGGAGGTCCTGAAGGCCATCAAGGTACACCCAGAAGCCAGGGGGATCCGCCGGTACCTCAGACGATGTTTTCCCTGTCATC GTCATGTGCAGCACCAGTCTGAGAATTTCGCGGGTCAACGGAGACTCAGCATCACAAACAACCCAAATGCATCGTTAAGTAAGTACATTCCGTATTGCAAAAATCACCAGATAAGATTTAATTtccactacaaaaattaa
- the LOC120427471 gene encoding uncharacterized protein LOC120427471: protein MVKERSQNLMPEGGSQRELVCLRFKVIWGRLWHGLAVEMLKVIECERCRCKQQESASKQAGPLASAAEMGLQTGRCLELGGRRAGDGQAGRQFEDELGKAEVHAKLLVDLSWYSSFLVWMFQTARVNRRLL, encoded by the exons ATGGTGAAAGAAAGGTCACAAAATTTGATGCCGGAAGGCGGAAGTCAAAGGGAACTTGTTTGTTTACGATTTAAGGTCATTTGGGGACGTCTTTGGCATGGCTTGGCGGTGGAGATGTTGAAAGTGATTGAGTGCGAAAGATGCCGGTGTAAACAACAAGAATCAGCATCAAAACAG GCAGGGCCTCTAGCGTCAGCAGCGGAAATGGGTTTACAAACGGGAAGATGCCTGGAGCTGGGGGGACGACGG GCTGGAGACGGTCAGGCCGGACGGCAGTTCGAAGACGAGCTTGGCAAAGCAGAAGTCCATGCCAAACTTCTGGTGGATCTATCTTGGTACAGTTCGTTTTTGGTCTGGATGTTCCAGACAGCGAGGGTCAATCGTAGGTTGCTTTGA